A window of the Vigna angularis cultivar LongXiaoDou No.4 chromosome 3, ASM1680809v1, whole genome shotgun sequence genome harbors these coding sequences:
- the LOC108342785 gene encoding protein disulfide isomerase pTAC5, chloroplastic isoform X1, with product MPTLLSVTATPTFTLTLTKTLISLPKPYSLSYKFNSLVTHCSVSDREEQRWLREEQRWLRDEQRWLREEQRWASERDQLLREISDLKLQIQEMERRLSTRDVSTPASVSDAVANVTLLLQVLKDKNMVLESGSSIRKLEDVRTHTHTNGEEQGKTTSNIEEKRIEEEEKRIEEVIEREKEVVVVEESVTVEKTSLLRKGSEGEGVRQMQEALLKLGFYSGEEDMDYSSFSSGTERAVKTWQAALGVPEDGIMTAELLERLYLEIRKKDAGSTTQDKQSTFVLPKEGENGAAVPSVTDISEVQQNVVKIDKETEVPQRRVFLLGENRWEEPSRLVASNDGVDRSKNKNATTKCLQCRGEGRLLCTECDGSGEPNIEPQFLEWVGEGTQCPYCEGLGYTICDLCGGKAMV from the exons ATGCCAACTCTTCTATCTGTCACTGCAACTCCCACTTTCACCCTCACTCTCaccaaaaccctaatttctcttcCCAAACCCTATTCCCTCTCTTATAAATTCAACTCCCTCGTCACCCACTGCTCCGTCTCCGACCGCGAGGAGCAGCGATGGCTCCGCGAAGAGCAGCGATGGCTCCGCGACGAACAGCGTTGGCTTCGCGAGGAGCAGCGCTGGGCTAGCGAACGCGATCAACTCCTCCGCGAGATCTCCGACCTCAAGCTCCAAATCCAGGAGATGGAGCGTCGCTTATCCACGCGCGATGTGTCCACTCCGGCTTCCGTCTCCGACGCCGTCGCGAATGTCACGTTGCTCTTGCAGGTGCTGAAGGACAAGAATATGGTTCTCGAGAGCGGTTCGAGTATTCGGAAGTTGGAGGATGTTAGAACGCACACTCACACAAACGGAGAAGAACAGGGAAAGACAACAAGTAATATCG AGGAGAAGCGAATTGAAGAGGAGGAGAAGCGAATTGAAGAAGTCATAGAAAGGGAGAAGGAGGTTGTGGTGGTTGAGGAGTCTGTTACAGTTGAAAAGACGAGCCTTTTGCGGAAAGGTTCTGAAGGAGAAGGGGTTCGACAAATGCAG GAAGCGTTGCTGAAATTGGGGTTTTACTCAGGCGAGGAAGACATGGATTACTCAAGCTTCTCAAGTGGAACAGAGCGTGCTGTGAAGACTTGGCAA GCTGCATTAGGTGTCCCTGAAGATGGTATTATGACTGCTGAACTTCTTGAAAGGCTTTATTTGGAGATAAGGAAAAAGGATGCAGGCAGCACGACTCAAGATAAACAATCTACATTTGTTTTACCAAAG GAAGGTGAAAATGGAGCTGCAGTTCCTTCAGTGACAGATATTTCAGAGGTTCAGCAAAATGTTGTGAAAATTGATAAGGAAACAGAAGTTCCCCAGCGAAGAGTTTTTCTCCTTGGAGAGAATCGGTGGGAAGAGCCATCCAGACTTGTTGCAAGCAATGATGGAGTTGATAGGAGCAAAAACAAGAATGCAACGACAAAATGCCTTCAATGTCGCGGAGAAGGTCGCTTGTTGTGTACAG AGTGTGATGGATCTGGCGAGCCAAATATTGAACCTCAA TTTTTGGAATGGGTGGGTGAGGGCACACAATGTCCATATTGTGAAGGTCTAGGGTATACCATATGTGATTTATGTGGAGGGAAAGCTATGGTATAG
- the LOC108342785 gene encoding protein disulfide isomerase pTAC5, chloroplastic isoform X2, which produces MPTLLSVTATPTFTLTLTKTLISLPKPYSLSYKFNSLVTHCSVSDREEQRWLREEQRWLRDEQRWLREEQRWASERDQLLREISDLKLQIQEMERRLSTRDVSTPASVSDAVANVTLLLQVLKDKNMVLESGSSIRKLEDVRTHTHTNGEEQGKTTSNIEEKRIEEEEKRIEEVIEREKEVVVVEESVTVEKTSLLRKGSEGEGVRQMQEALLKLGFYSGEEDMDYSSFSSGTERAVKTWQAALGVPEDGIMTAELLERLYLEIRKKDAGSTTQDKQSTFVLPKEGENGAAVPSVTDISEVQQNVVKIDKETEVPQRRVFLLGENRWEEPSRLVASNDGVDRSKNKNATTKCLQCRGEGRLLCTGITIVIAVIMIAGMAQ; this is translated from the exons ATGCCAACTCTTCTATCTGTCACTGCAACTCCCACTTTCACCCTCACTCTCaccaaaaccctaatttctcttcCCAAACCCTATTCCCTCTCTTATAAATTCAACTCCCTCGTCACCCACTGCTCCGTCTCCGACCGCGAGGAGCAGCGATGGCTCCGCGAAGAGCAGCGATGGCTCCGCGACGAACAGCGTTGGCTTCGCGAGGAGCAGCGCTGGGCTAGCGAACGCGATCAACTCCTCCGCGAGATCTCCGACCTCAAGCTCCAAATCCAGGAGATGGAGCGTCGCTTATCCACGCGCGATGTGTCCACTCCGGCTTCCGTCTCCGACGCCGTCGCGAATGTCACGTTGCTCTTGCAGGTGCTGAAGGACAAGAATATGGTTCTCGAGAGCGGTTCGAGTATTCGGAAGTTGGAGGATGTTAGAACGCACACTCACACAAACGGAGAAGAACAGGGAAAGACAACAAGTAATATCG AGGAGAAGCGAATTGAAGAGGAGGAGAAGCGAATTGAAGAAGTCATAGAAAGGGAGAAGGAGGTTGTGGTGGTTGAGGAGTCTGTTACAGTTGAAAAGACGAGCCTTTTGCGGAAAGGTTCTGAAGGAGAAGGGGTTCGACAAATGCAG GAAGCGTTGCTGAAATTGGGGTTTTACTCAGGCGAGGAAGACATGGATTACTCAAGCTTCTCAAGTGGAACAGAGCGTGCTGTGAAGACTTGGCAA GCTGCATTAGGTGTCCCTGAAGATGGTATTATGACTGCTGAACTTCTTGAAAGGCTTTATTTGGAGATAAGGAAAAAGGATGCAGGCAGCACGACTCAAGATAAACAATCTACATTTGTTTTACCAAAG GAAGGTGAAAATGGAGCTGCAGTTCCTTCAGTGACAGATATTTCAGAGGTTCAGCAAAATGTTGTGAAAATTGATAAGGAAACAGAAGTTCCCCAGCGAAGAGTTTTTCTCCTTGGAGAGAATCGGTGGGAAGAGCCATCCAGACTTGTTGCAAGCAATGATGGAGTTGATAGGAGCAAAAACAAGAATGCAACGACAAAATGCCTTCAATGTCGCGGAGAAGGTCGCTTGTTGTGTACAG GAATAACAATTGTTATAGCAGTAATCATGATAGCTGGCATGGCCCAATAG
- the LOC108342785 gene encoding protein disulfide isomerase pTAC5, chloroplastic isoform X3 — MPTLLSVTATPTFTLTLTKTLISLPKPYSLSYKFNSLVTHCSVSDREEQRWLREEQRWLRDEQRWLREEQRWASERDQLLREISDLKLQIQEMERRLSTRDVSTPASVSDAVANVTLLLQVLKDKNMVLESGSSIRKLEDVRTHTHTNGEEQGKTTSNIEEKRIEEEEKRIEEVIEREKEVVVVEESVTVEKTSLLRKGSEGEGVRQMQEALLKLGFYSGEEDMDYSSFSSGTERAVKTWQAALGVPEDGIMTAELLERLYLEIRKKDAGSTTQDKQSTFVLPKEGENGAAVPSVTDISEVQQNVVKIDKETEVPQRRVFLLGENRWEEPSRLVASNDGVDRSKNKNATTKCLQCRGEGRLLCTGFLRGLSKHGLSTI; from the exons ATGCCAACTCTTCTATCTGTCACTGCAACTCCCACTTTCACCCTCACTCTCaccaaaaccctaatttctcttcCCAAACCCTATTCCCTCTCTTATAAATTCAACTCCCTCGTCACCCACTGCTCCGTCTCCGACCGCGAGGAGCAGCGATGGCTCCGCGAAGAGCAGCGATGGCTCCGCGACGAACAGCGTTGGCTTCGCGAGGAGCAGCGCTGGGCTAGCGAACGCGATCAACTCCTCCGCGAGATCTCCGACCTCAAGCTCCAAATCCAGGAGATGGAGCGTCGCTTATCCACGCGCGATGTGTCCACTCCGGCTTCCGTCTCCGACGCCGTCGCGAATGTCACGTTGCTCTTGCAGGTGCTGAAGGACAAGAATATGGTTCTCGAGAGCGGTTCGAGTATTCGGAAGTTGGAGGATGTTAGAACGCACACTCACACAAACGGAGAAGAACAGGGAAAGACAACAAGTAATATCG AGGAGAAGCGAATTGAAGAGGAGGAGAAGCGAATTGAAGAAGTCATAGAAAGGGAGAAGGAGGTTGTGGTGGTTGAGGAGTCTGTTACAGTTGAAAAGACGAGCCTTTTGCGGAAAGGTTCTGAAGGAGAAGGGGTTCGACAAATGCAG GAAGCGTTGCTGAAATTGGGGTTTTACTCAGGCGAGGAAGACATGGATTACTCAAGCTTCTCAAGTGGAACAGAGCGTGCTGTGAAGACTTGGCAA GCTGCATTAGGTGTCCCTGAAGATGGTATTATGACTGCTGAACTTCTTGAAAGGCTTTATTTGGAGATAAGGAAAAAGGATGCAGGCAGCACGACTCAAGATAAACAATCTACATTTGTTTTACCAAAG GAAGGTGAAAATGGAGCTGCAGTTCCTTCAGTGACAGATATTTCAGAGGTTCAGCAAAATGTTGTGAAAATTGATAAGGAAACAGAAGTTCCCCAGCGAAGAGTTTTTCTCCTTGGAGAGAATCGGTGGGAAGAGCCATCCAGACTTGTTGCAAGCAATGATGGAGTTGATAGGAGCAAAAACAAGAATGCAACGACAAAATGCCTTCAATGTCGCGGAGAAGGTCGCTTGTTGTGTACAG GATTTCTTCGTGGACTTTCCAAACATGGTCTATCCACCATTTAG